The DNA sequence TTTAAAACCAGTATTTTGGTGCATTTCTATGCCAAAAATAAACGCTTCCATAAAAACGAAAATCATTATTTTTATTTCATATTTTTGAGCCAAAAAAGGCCTTTAGAGAAAAAGTGCCATTTTTTAAACTGGTTTGGCGCACAATCACCATTGCTTAACCAAAATGGCCGGTTTTCCATAAATCTGGAATGCAAGCTTTTTCCAAACAATGTTTTTGTTGCAAAAAAATGGAAACTGTTAAATTCTACTTTTAGTGTTGTCATATTTCATAAATTTGGTATGACGCCTAATTTGAATTATTTACTGCCACCACATTGCCAATTGTTACCTTAGGCATGTCTGTCTGAACTGTTGCCTGGTCATTTGATATTGTAGATTTTAAATCATAAGATACTTCTCCAGTATCACGCCCTTTAGTGAAATATTCAGGAAAATCTGCATAGCTATTTGTTGTATTGTTGAAATAAAAAAGACCTAAATGTGCATTTAAAAAGGAAAAATAGTCTATGCTCCTATCTCCTGGTCCAGCAAATACAAATTCTAAATCAGAATAAGTAGGCACAGGTGTTATTGCTGGTGCTATGACAATTCTACTTCCGTGGCTATTACTAATGTTAACTTTTTTATAAAGTACTGAATCCCAACGCCTAGTTGTCTTGTTATATGTCTGATAATAAAAATTTACTTCGGTATTATGCGCACTAGTTGTTATATTAATCAAAACCGATATATTTAATGGCAACTCGTACGGTACGGGTTTGGAATAATTGTTAGAAAGAGGTTGCTGTTGCATATTGCCGTACGTATAGCTAAAATTCCAAATGTTTTCAGCAAATTCTAATTTACTCGTGTATTGATCAAATCTGACAACGTTTTGCAACCAGTATACATTCTGAATATCATTTGTACAAGTGTATAAAACCGCATTAAGTTGTAAACTCGATCCGGAATGGTTATATCCTATACTAGAAACTGCGTTTAGTTGGGA is a window from the Candidatus Micrarchaeum acidiphilum ARMAN-2 genome containing:
- a CDS encoding Peptidase A5, thermopsin; this encodes MRKRVTVSIMAVIVILVCLVIFISYTKSTTSCEPTLRYLNGIQRSQLINTELNGNQYNSPVGIVALGLSNNYKNWTIYTKSVRGIANISQLNAVSSIGYNHSGSSLQLNAVLYTCTNDIQNVYWLQNVVRFDQYTSKLEFAENIWNFSYTYGNMQQQPLSNNYSKPVPYELPLNISVLINITTSAHNTEVNFYYQTYNKTTRRWDSVLYKKVNISNSHGSRIVIAPAITPVPTYSDLEFVFAGPGDRSIDYFSFLNAHLGLFYFNNTTNSYADFPEYFTKGRDTGEVSYDLKSTISNDQATVQTDMPKVTIGNVVAVNNSN